The following coding sequences lie in one Oncorhynchus nerka isolate Pitt River linkage group LG14, Oner_Uvic_2.0, whole genome shotgun sequence genomic window:
- the LOC115141776 gene encoding clustered mitochondria protein homolog isoform X2 has translation MVSKTDDIPASVPNCNVNTVDLVGETPDRKETTKAPHKDPCGHSVDTAVMNGGGTHNLSEESKQDGAGDTDGGEDSNEQEVIVIQDTGFTVKIQAPGTEPFDLQVSPQEMVQEIHQVLMDREDTCHRTCFSLQLDSNVLDNFAELKSIEGLQEGSLLKVVEEPYTVREARIHVRHIRDLLKGLDPSDAYNGVDCNSLSFLSVFTDGDLGDSGKRKKKGSELEQIDCTPPEHILPGSKERPLLPLQPQNKDWKPMQCLKVLTMSGWNPPPGNRKMHGDLMYLYMVTVEERHISITASTRGFYLNQSTTYTFNPKPANPSFLSHSLVELLSQISPAFKKNFTALQKKRVQRHPFERIATPFQVYSWTAPQVDHTMDCVRAEDAYTSRLGYEEHIPGQTRDWNEELQTTRELARKNLPDRLLRERAIFKVHSDFAAAATRGSMAVIDGNVMAINPGEETRMQMFIWNNIFFSLGFDVRDHYRELGGDAAAHAAPTNDLNGVRAYGAVDVEGLYTLGTVVVDYRGYRVTAQSIIPGILEREQEQSVIYGSIDFGKTVVSHGKYLELLEKTSRPLKVQRHNVLNEKDESMELCSSVECKGIIGNDGRHYILDLLRTFPPDLNFLPVEGEELSPESVRQGFPRQHRHRLACLRQELIEAFVEHRYLLFMKMAALQLMQQKANKESKLATLTENSIPGAAVPALPSTETPDASAESSETSTETLTDANSDTVQTETTSTTDAPQPAATEATTTEAAPKTEPMTETDSSATTTTNASQATPIEDNVVPTVTTNGPLVPFATAIQNGECESPLEGKAEDIIPGLAQAKELAESLAAEDGSGIDPKSREVVLNACKAVGSISNTSFDIRFNPDIFSPGVRFPEDSADDIQKQKQLLKDAGAFMVSCQIPSLVKDCLDHSALPMDGATLTEALHQRGINVRYLGNVLAFVDQTPAKAQLEHFYRIGISELITRCAKHIFKTYLQGVELSALSAAVSHFLNCFLSSFDAVAHLPADELVSRRKNRKRRNRVPGGGDNTAWACLTPSELWKNIVSEAQSYYHFTLHCENADQVVEKYGLQKITLLREISIKAGIQILIKEYNFDSRHKPAFTEEDILNIFPVVKHVNPKASDAFHFFQSGQAKVQQGYLKEGCELINEALNLFNNVYGAMHVEICACLRLLARLNYIMGDHHEALSNQQKAVLMSERVLGVEHPNTIQEYMHLALYCFANGQLSTALKLLYRARYLMLMVCGEDHPEMALLDSNIGLVLHGVMEYDLSLRFLENALAINSKYHGPRSLKVALSHHLVARVYESKAEFRSALQQEKEGYTIYKNQVGEAHEKTKESSEYLKYLTQQAVALQRTMNEIYKNGSNASIMPLKFTAPSMASVLEQLNIINGIIFIPLSQKDLENLKAEVQRRQQLQESGKSVEDLTVDGPLELEDKIPMDVNVD, from the exons GGCACAGTGTAGACACAGCGGTGATGAATGGGGGTGGGACCCACAATCTTTCGGAGGAGTCCAAGCAGGATGGGGCTGGTGACACAGATGGTGGGGAGGATTCTAACGAACAGGAAGTGATTGTGATTCAGGATACAGGTTTCACTGTGAAGATCCAGGCACCCGGGACGGAGCCTTTTGACCTCCAG GTTTCACCCCAGGAGATGGTGCAGGAGATCCACCAGGTGTTGATGGACCGTGAGGACACCTGCCATCGTACTTGTTTCTCCCTGCAGCTGGACAGCAACGTGCTGGATAACTTTGCTGAGCTGAAATCCATCGAGGGCCTGCAGGAGGGCTCCCTGCTCAAAGTAGTGGAAG agccCTACACAGTGCGCGAGGCCCGTATCCACGTGCGTCACATCAGAGACCTGCTGAAAGGCCTGGACCCGTCTGATGCCTACAACGGCGTGGACTGcaactccctctccttcctcagcgtCTTCACTGACGGGGacctgggag ACAGTGGTAAGCGGAAGAAGAAGGGCAGTGAGCTGGAGCAGATAGACTGTACCCCTCCAGAACACATCCTGCCTGGCAGTAAAGAACGCCCCCTGCTGCCTCTCCAGCCACAGAACAAGGACTGGAAG CCCATGCAGTGCCTGAAGGTCCTGACTATGAGTGGCTGGAACCCCCCTCCTGGCAACAGGAAGATGCATGGTGATCTCATGTACCTGTATATGGTGACTGTTGAGGAGAGACACATCAGTATCACCGCCTCTACACGTGGCTTCTACCTCAACCA GTCGACCACCTACACCTTCAACCCCAAGCCAGCTAACCCCAGCTTCCTCAGCCACTCGTTGGTTGAGCTGCTGAGCCAGATAAGCCCTGCCTTCAAGAAGAACTTCACTGCCCTGCAGAAGAAAAG GGTTCAGCGGCATCCGTTTGAGAGGATAGCCACACCCTTCCAGGTGTACAGTTGGACCGCCCCCCAGGTGGACCACACCATGGACTGTGTCAGAGCTGAGGACGCTTACACCTCCCGTCTGGGCTACGAGGAACACATACctggacag ACACGAGACTGGAATGAGGAGCTGCAGACGACCAGAGAGCTGGCCCGGAAGAACCTGCCTGATCGCCTGCTGAGAGAGAGGGCCATCTTCAAG GTCCACAGTGACTTTGCGGCTGCTGCCACTCGCGGTTCCATGGCGGTGATTGACGGCAACGTGATGGCCATCAACCCTGGCGAGGAGACACGTATGCAGATGTTTATCTGGAACAACATCTTCTTCTCCCTGGGCTTTGACGTACGTGACCACTACCGCGAGCTGGGCGGGGATGCTGCCGCGCACGCTGCGCCCACCAACGACCTCAACGGTGTCCGGGCTTACGGGGCCGTAGACGTGGAGGGGCTGTACACCCTGGGGACTGTGGTGGTGGACTATCGGGGTTACCGTGTCACGGCCCAGTCGATCATCCCtggcattctggagagagagcaggagcagAGCGTTATCTACGGGTCTATCGACTTTGGGAAGACAGTGGTGTCTCACGGGAAGTACCTGGAGCTTCTGGAGAAGACCAGTCGACCACTCAAG GTCCAGAGACACAATGTACTGAATGAGAAGGATGAGTCCATGGAGCTGTGTTCCTCTGTTGAGTGTAAGGGCATAATCGGCAACGATGGACGCCACTACATCTTGGACCTTCTGAGGACCTTCCCCCCCGACCTGAACTTCCTGCCTGTGGAAGGGGAGGAGCTTTCCCCTGAGAGTGTGAGACAGGGTTTCCCACGCCAGCACCGCCACCGTCTGGCCTGCCTCCGTCAGGAGCTCATCGAGGCCTTCGTTGAGCACAG ATACCTCCTCTTCATGAAGATGGCAGCGCTTCAGCTTATGCAGCAGAAAGCCAACAAGGAGAGCAAGCTGGCCACCCTGACAGAGAATAGCATCCCCGGGGCAGCCGTTCCAGCCCTGCCCTCCACAGAGACCCCCGATGCCTCGGCCGAGTCCTCAGAAACTTCCACAGAAACCCTCACTGACGCCAACTCAGACACAGTCCAGACGGAGACCACCTCCACCACTGATGCCCCTCAGCCAGCAGCAACAGAAGCCACCACCACAGAAGCAGCCCCCAAGACAGAGCCAATGACAGAAACAGACAGTTCAGCTACAACAACCACTAATGCCTCCCAGGCAACCCCTATAGAGGATAATGTGGTTCCCACGGTGACCACCAATGGGCCGTTGGTGCCCTTTGCCACAGCAATTCAGAACGGGGAGTGCGAGAGCCCTCTGGAGGGTAAGGCTGAGGATATTATCCCTGGCTTAGCCCAGGCAAAAGAGCTGGCTGAGTCTTTAGCCGCGGAAGACGGATCCGGCATCG ACCCTAAAAGCCGAGAGGTGGTCCTCAACGCCTGCAAGGCCGTGGGTTCCATCAGCAACACCTCCTTCGACATCCGCTTCAATCCAGACATCTTCTCTCCAG GAGTGCGTTTCCCTGAGGACAGTGCGGATGACATTCAGAAACAGAAACAGCTGTTGAAGGATGCTGGAGCCTTCATGGTGTCCTGTCAGATTCCGTCTCTG GTAAAAGACTGTCTGGACCACAGTGCTCTGCCCATGGATGGAGCCACGCTGACCGAGGCGCTGCACCAGAGGGGCATCAACGTGCGTTACCTAGGCAACGTACTGGCGTTCGTGGACCAGACCCCAGCCAAGGCACAGCTGGAGCACTTCTAT AGAATAGGTATCAGCGAGTTAATCACCAGATGTGCGAAACATATCTTCAAGACATACCTCCAG GGTGTTGAGTTGTCGGCCCTCTCCGCCGCTGTCAGCCACTTCCTCAACTGCTTCCTGTCCTCTTTCGATGCCGTGGCACACTTGCCTGCCGACGAGCTCGTGTCGCGCCGCAAGAACCGTAAGCGCCGTAACCGCGTCCCGGGGGGAGGGGACAACACTGCGTGGGCCTGCCTGACACCCAGCGAGCTGTGGAAGAACATAGTCTCTGAGGCCCAGAGCTACTACCACTTCACCCTGCACTG CGAGAATGCCGACCAGGTAGTGGAGAAATACGGCCTTCAGAAGATCACCCTGCTCAGAGAAATCTCCATCAAAGCTGGCATCCAG ATCCTGATAAAGGAGTATAACTTTGACAGTCGCCACAAGCCTGCCTTCACAGAGGAGGACATCCTTAACATCTTCCCTGTGGTGAAGCACGTCAACCCCAAGGCCTCCGATGCCTTCCACTTCTTCCAGAGTGGACAGGCCAAGGTCCAGCAAG GTTACCTGAAGGAGGGCTGTGAGTTGATCAACGAGGCTCTGAACCTGTTCAACAACGTGTACGGGGCCATGCACGTAGAGATCTGTGCCTGCCTGCGTCTGCTGGCTCGCCTCAACTACATCATGGGAGACCACCATGAG GCCCTCAGTAACCAACAGAAGGCTGTCTTGATGAGTGAGAGGGTACTGGGCGTCGAGCACCCCAACACTATCCAGGAATAT ATGCACTTGGCTCTGTACTGCTTTGCCAACGGTCAGCTGTCCACTGCTCTGAAGCTGCTGTACCGTGCTCGCTACCTCATGCTTATGGTGTGTGGGGAGGACCACCCCGAAATGGCGCTTCTAGAT AGTAACATTGGCCTGGTGCTGCATGGAGTAATGGAGTACGACCTGTCTCTGAGGTTCCTGGAGAACGCCTTGGCCATCAACTCCAAATACCATGGACCCCGCTCCCTCAAAGTAGCCCTCAG TCATCATCTGGTTGCGAGGGTTTACGAGAGCAAGGCAGAGTTCCGCTCTGCGCTCCAGCAGGAAAAAGAGGGCTACACCATCTACAAAAACCAG GTGGGAGAGGCCCACGAGAAGACTAAAGAGAGCTCTGAGTATCTGAAGTACCTCACACAGCAGGCTGTGGCTCTGCAGAGAACCATGAACGAGATCTACAAGAACGGCTCCAACGCCAGCATCATGCCACTCAAG TTCACAGCTCCCAGTATGGCCAGTGTTCTAGAGCAGCTCAATATCATCAACGGCATCATCTTTATACCCCTCAG CCAAAAGGACTTGGAGAACCTGAAGGCAGAGGTTCAGCGGCGGCAGCAGCTTCAGGAGTCGGGGAAGAGCGTGGAGGATCTCACTGTGGACGGTCCACTAGAGCTGGAGGATAAAATACCCATGGACGTTAACGTTGATTAA
- the LOC115141776 gene encoding clustered mitochondria protein homolog isoform X4, producing the protein MNGGGTHNLSEESKQDGAGDTDGGEDSNEQEVIVIQDTGFTVKIQAPGTEPFDLQVSPQEMVQEIHQVLMDREDTCHRTCFSLQLDSNVLDNFAELKSIEGLQEGSLLKVVEEPYTVREARIHVRHIRDLLKGLDPSDAYNGVDCNSLSFLSVFTDGDLGDSGKRKKKGSELEQIDCTPPEHILPGSKERPLLPLQPQNKDWKPMQCLKVLTMSGWNPPPGNRKMHGDLMYLYMVTVEERHISITASTRGFYLNQSTTYTFNPKPANPSFLSHSLVELLSQISPAFKKNFTALQKKRVQRHPFERIATPFQVYSWTAPQVDHTMDCVRAEDAYTSRLGYEEHIPGQTRDWNEELQTTRELARKNLPDRLLRERAIFKVHSDFAAAATRGSMAVIDGNVMAINPGEETRMQMFIWNNIFFSLGFDVRDHYRELGGDAAAHAAPTNDLNGVRAYGAVDVEGLYTLGTVVVDYRGYRVTAQSIIPGILEREQEQSVIYGSIDFGKTVVSHGKYLELLEKTSRPLKVQRHNVLNEKDESMELCSSVECKGIIGNDGRHYILDLLRTFPPDLNFLPVEGEELSPESVRQGFPRQHRHRLACLRQELIEAFVEHRYLLFMKMAALQLMQQKANKESKLATLTENSIPGAAVPALPSTETPDASAESSETSTETLTDANSDTVQTETTSTTDAPQPAATEATTTEAAPKTEPMTETDSSATTTTNASQATPIEDNVVPTVTTNGPLVPFATAIQNGECESPLEGKAEDIIPGLAQAKELAESLAAEDGSGIDPKSREVVLNACKAVGSISNTSFDIRFNPDIFSPGVRFPEDSADDIQKQKQLLKDAGAFMVSCQIPSLVKDCLDHSALPMDGATLTEALHQRGINVRYLGNVLAFVDQTPAKAQLEHFYRIGISELITRCAKHIFKTYLQTMYSVSQGVELSALSAAVSHFLNCFLSSFDAVAHLPADELVSRRKNRKRRNRVPGGGDNTAWACLTPSELWKNIVSEAQSYYHFTLHCENADQVVEKYGLQKITLLREISIKAGIQILIKEYNFDSRHKPAFTEEDILNIFPVVKHVNPKASDAFHFFQSGQAKVQQGYLKEGCELINEALNLFNNVYGAMHVEICACLRLLARLNYIMGDHHEALSNQQKAVLMSERVLGVEHPNTIQEYMHLALYCFANGQLSTALKLLYRARYLMLMVCGEDHPEMALLDSNIGLVLHGVMEYDLSLRFLENALAINSKYHGPRSLKVALSHHLVARVYESKAEFRSALQQEKEGYTIYKNQVGEAHEKTKESSEYLKYLTQQAVALQRTMNEIYKNGSNASIMPLKFTAPSMASVLEQLNIINGIIFIPLSQKDLENLKAEVQRRQQLQESGKSVEDLTVDGPLELEDKIPMDVNVD; encoded by the exons ATGAATGGGGGTGGGACCCACAATCTTTCGGAGGAGTCCAAGCAGGATGGGGCTGGTGACACAGATGGTGGGGAGGATTCTAACGAACAGGAAGTGATTGTGATTCAGGATACAGGTTTCACTGTGAAGATCCAGGCACCCGGGACGGAGCCTTTTGACCTCCAG GTTTCACCCCAGGAGATGGTGCAGGAGATCCACCAGGTGTTGATGGACCGTGAGGACACCTGCCATCGTACTTGTTTCTCCCTGCAGCTGGACAGCAACGTGCTGGATAACTTTGCTGAGCTGAAATCCATCGAGGGCCTGCAGGAGGGCTCCCTGCTCAAAGTAGTGGAAG agccCTACACAGTGCGCGAGGCCCGTATCCACGTGCGTCACATCAGAGACCTGCTGAAAGGCCTGGACCCGTCTGATGCCTACAACGGCGTGGACTGcaactccctctccttcctcagcgtCTTCACTGACGGGGacctgggag ACAGTGGTAAGCGGAAGAAGAAGGGCAGTGAGCTGGAGCAGATAGACTGTACCCCTCCAGAACACATCCTGCCTGGCAGTAAAGAACGCCCCCTGCTGCCTCTCCAGCCACAGAACAAGGACTGGAAG CCCATGCAGTGCCTGAAGGTCCTGACTATGAGTGGCTGGAACCCCCCTCCTGGCAACAGGAAGATGCATGGTGATCTCATGTACCTGTATATGGTGACTGTTGAGGAGAGACACATCAGTATCACCGCCTCTACACGTGGCTTCTACCTCAACCA GTCGACCACCTACACCTTCAACCCCAAGCCAGCTAACCCCAGCTTCCTCAGCCACTCGTTGGTTGAGCTGCTGAGCCAGATAAGCCCTGCCTTCAAGAAGAACTTCACTGCCCTGCAGAAGAAAAG GGTTCAGCGGCATCCGTTTGAGAGGATAGCCACACCCTTCCAGGTGTACAGTTGGACCGCCCCCCAGGTGGACCACACCATGGACTGTGTCAGAGCTGAGGACGCTTACACCTCCCGTCTGGGCTACGAGGAACACATACctggacag ACACGAGACTGGAATGAGGAGCTGCAGACGACCAGAGAGCTGGCCCGGAAGAACCTGCCTGATCGCCTGCTGAGAGAGAGGGCCATCTTCAAG GTCCACAGTGACTTTGCGGCTGCTGCCACTCGCGGTTCCATGGCGGTGATTGACGGCAACGTGATGGCCATCAACCCTGGCGAGGAGACACGTATGCAGATGTTTATCTGGAACAACATCTTCTTCTCCCTGGGCTTTGACGTACGTGACCACTACCGCGAGCTGGGCGGGGATGCTGCCGCGCACGCTGCGCCCACCAACGACCTCAACGGTGTCCGGGCTTACGGGGCCGTAGACGTGGAGGGGCTGTACACCCTGGGGACTGTGGTGGTGGACTATCGGGGTTACCGTGTCACGGCCCAGTCGATCATCCCtggcattctggagagagagcaggagcagAGCGTTATCTACGGGTCTATCGACTTTGGGAAGACAGTGGTGTCTCACGGGAAGTACCTGGAGCTTCTGGAGAAGACCAGTCGACCACTCAAG GTCCAGAGACACAATGTACTGAATGAGAAGGATGAGTCCATGGAGCTGTGTTCCTCTGTTGAGTGTAAGGGCATAATCGGCAACGATGGACGCCACTACATCTTGGACCTTCTGAGGACCTTCCCCCCCGACCTGAACTTCCTGCCTGTGGAAGGGGAGGAGCTTTCCCCTGAGAGTGTGAGACAGGGTTTCCCACGCCAGCACCGCCACCGTCTGGCCTGCCTCCGTCAGGAGCTCATCGAGGCCTTCGTTGAGCACAG ATACCTCCTCTTCATGAAGATGGCAGCGCTTCAGCTTATGCAGCAGAAAGCCAACAAGGAGAGCAAGCTGGCCACCCTGACAGAGAATAGCATCCCCGGGGCAGCCGTTCCAGCCCTGCCCTCCACAGAGACCCCCGATGCCTCGGCCGAGTCCTCAGAAACTTCCACAGAAACCCTCACTGACGCCAACTCAGACACAGTCCAGACGGAGACCACCTCCACCACTGATGCCCCTCAGCCAGCAGCAACAGAAGCCACCACCACAGAAGCAGCCCCCAAGACAGAGCCAATGACAGAAACAGACAGTTCAGCTACAACAACCACTAATGCCTCCCAGGCAACCCCTATAGAGGATAATGTGGTTCCCACGGTGACCACCAATGGGCCGTTGGTGCCCTTTGCCACAGCAATTCAGAACGGGGAGTGCGAGAGCCCTCTGGAGGGTAAGGCTGAGGATATTATCCCTGGCTTAGCCCAGGCAAAAGAGCTGGCTGAGTCTTTAGCCGCGGAAGACGGATCCGGCATCG ACCCTAAAAGCCGAGAGGTGGTCCTCAACGCCTGCAAGGCCGTGGGTTCCATCAGCAACACCTCCTTCGACATCCGCTTCAATCCAGACATCTTCTCTCCAG GAGTGCGTTTCCCTGAGGACAGTGCGGATGACATTCAGAAACAGAAACAGCTGTTGAAGGATGCTGGAGCCTTCATGGTGTCCTGTCAGATTCCGTCTCTG GTAAAAGACTGTCTGGACCACAGTGCTCTGCCCATGGATGGAGCCACGCTGACCGAGGCGCTGCACCAGAGGGGCATCAACGTGCGTTACCTAGGCAACGTACTGGCGTTCGTGGACCAGACCCCAGCCAAGGCACAGCTGGAGCACTTCTAT AGAATAGGTATCAGCGAGTTAATCACCAGATGTGCGAAACATATCTTCAAGACATACCTCCAG ACTATGTACTCCGTCTCCCAGGGTGTTGAGTTGTCGGCCCTCTCCGCCGCTGTCAGCCACTTCCTCAACTGCTTCCTGTCCTCTTTCGATGCCGTGGCACACTTGCCTGCCGACGAGCTCGTGTCGCGCCGCAAGAACCGTAAGCGCCGTAACCGCGTCCCGGGGGGAGGGGACAACACTGCGTGGGCCTGCCTGACACCCAGCGAGCTGTGGAAGAACATAGTCTCTGAGGCCCAGAGCTACTACCACTTCACCCTGCACTG CGAGAATGCCGACCAGGTAGTGGAGAAATACGGCCTTCAGAAGATCACCCTGCTCAGAGAAATCTCCATCAAAGCTGGCATCCAG ATCCTGATAAAGGAGTATAACTTTGACAGTCGCCACAAGCCTGCCTTCACAGAGGAGGACATCCTTAACATCTTCCCTGTGGTGAAGCACGTCAACCCCAAGGCCTCCGATGCCTTCCACTTCTTCCAGAGTGGACAGGCCAAGGTCCAGCAAG GTTACCTGAAGGAGGGCTGTGAGTTGATCAACGAGGCTCTGAACCTGTTCAACAACGTGTACGGGGCCATGCACGTAGAGATCTGTGCCTGCCTGCGTCTGCTGGCTCGCCTCAACTACATCATGGGAGACCACCATGAG GCCCTCAGTAACCAACAGAAGGCTGTCTTGATGAGTGAGAGGGTACTGGGCGTCGAGCACCCCAACACTATCCAGGAATAT ATGCACTTGGCTCTGTACTGCTTTGCCAACGGTCAGCTGTCCACTGCTCTGAAGCTGCTGTACCGTGCTCGCTACCTCATGCTTATGGTGTGTGGGGAGGACCACCCCGAAATGGCGCTTCTAGAT AGTAACATTGGCCTGGTGCTGCATGGAGTAATGGAGTACGACCTGTCTCTGAGGTTCCTGGAGAACGCCTTGGCCATCAACTCCAAATACCATGGACCCCGCTCCCTCAAAGTAGCCCTCAG TCATCATCTGGTTGCGAGGGTTTACGAGAGCAAGGCAGAGTTCCGCTCTGCGCTCCAGCAGGAAAAAGAGGGCTACACCATCTACAAAAACCAG GTGGGAGAGGCCCACGAGAAGACTAAAGAGAGCTCTGAGTATCTGAAGTACCTCACACAGCAGGCTGTGGCTCTGCAGAGAACCATGAACGAGATCTACAAGAACGGCTCCAACGCCAGCATCATGCCACTCAAG TTCACAGCTCCCAGTATGGCCAGTGTTCTAGAGCAGCTCAATATCATCAACGGCATCATCTTTATACCCCTCAG CCAAAAGGACTTGGAGAACCTGAAGGCAGAGGTTCAGCGGCGGCAGCAGCTTCAGGAGTCGGGGAAGAGCGTGGAGGATCTCACTGTGGACGGTCCACTAGAGCTGGAGGATAAAATACCCATGGACGTTAACGTTGATTAA